A genome region from Streptomyces pratensis includes the following:
- a CDS encoding DUF4232 domain-containing protein: MRNLRFRRAARTSVLGTAALIAALSLTACQSGSPAPVDDAAGSVSHRPAGGTSAAPAADTGEGTAGDSGNSGSGSGNAKDSVSSGSKPAAEQPQNSGSNGEGSDGNGSLPTCTGANTKLTMTSVPRPVNHMLLTVTNTGSKACYAYSYPFLRFGEAQSVPRSVEESKPQSVVVIAPGESAYTGVMTSSADGSGTGGYSTKDLAVGFQDANAASAGRTVSVPLDKEVYVDSTLAVTYWQTGMDDALMY; this comes from the coding sequence ATGCGTAACCTTCGCTTCCGCCGCGCCGCCCGCACGTCCGTCCTGGGCACCGCCGCGCTGATCGCCGCCCTGTCCCTGACGGCATGCCAGAGCGGCAGCCCGGCACCCGTGGACGACGCCGCGGGCTCGGTATCCCATAGGCCGGCCGGAGGCACGTCGGCCGCCCCGGCAGCAGACACCGGAGAGGGGACGGCCGGAGATTCGGGTAACTCCGGTTCCGGTTCGGGCAACGCCAAGGATTCCGTTTCCTCCGGCTCGAAGCCCGCCGCCGAACAGCCGCAGAACAGCGGGAGCAACGGCGAAGGCAGTGACGGCAACGGCTCCCTGCCCACCTGCACCGGCGCGAACACCAAGCTCACGATGACGAGCGTCCCCCGCCCCGTGAACCACATGCTGCTCACGGTGACCAACACCGGCTCGAAGGCCTGCTACGCCTACTCCTACCCCTTCCTGCGGTTCGGCGAGGCGCAGTCCGTCCCCCGGAGCGTCGAGGAGAGCAAGCCGCAGTCCGTGGTCGTCATCGCCCCCGGCGAGTCCGCCTACACCGGAGTCATGACCTCGTCGGCCGACGGCAGCGGCACGGGCGGCTACTCCACCAAGGACCTGGCCGTCGGCTTCCAGGACGCGAACGCGGCATCCGCCGGCCGGACGGTGAGCGTCCCCCTGGACAAGGAGGTGTACGTCGACAGCACGCTGGCCGTGACCTACTGGCAGACCGGCATGGATGACGCCCTCATGTACTGA